A single Mastomys coucha isolate ucsf_1 chromosome X, UCSF_Mcou_1, whole genome shotgun sequence DNA region contains:
- the Vma21 gene encoding vacuolar ATPase assembly integral membrane protein VMA21 isoform X1, with protein sequence MLRGKSRLNVEWLGYSPGLLLENDPLAAGRTPRTPRGNENSLAATLKTLLFFTALMITVPIGLYFTTKSYIFEGALGMSNRDSYFYAAIVAVVAVHVVLALFVYVAWNEGSRQWREGKQD encoded by the exons ATGCTGCGCGGAAAGTCCCGGCTCAACGTGGAGTGGCTAGGCTACTCGCCCGGCCTGCTCCTAGAGAATGATCCACTCGCAGCGGGACGGACCCCACGGACCCCACGCGG AAATGAAAACTCTTTAGCTGCAACCCTGAAGACTCTCCTGTTCTTCACAGCTTTAATGATCACAGTTCCTATCGGGTTGTATTTTACAACTAAATCTTATATATTTGAAG GTGCCCTTGGAATGTCCAATAGAGACAGCTATTTTTATGCCGCAATTGTTGCAGTTGTTGCTGTTCATGTGGTTCTGGCCCTGTTTGTCTATGTGGCCTGGAATGAAGGCTCACGACAGTGGCGTGAAGGCAAACAGGATTAA
- the Vma21 gene encoding vacuolar ATPase assembly integral membrane protein VMA21 isoform X2, with protein sequence MERLDKAALNALQPPEFRNENSLAATLKTLLFFTALMITVPIGLYFTTKSYIFEGALGMSNRDSYFYAAIVAVVAVHVVLALFVYVAWNEGSRQWREGKQD encoded by the exons ATGGAGCGTCTTGATAAAGCAGCACTGAATGCGCTGCAGCCTCCAGAGTTCAG AAATGAAAACTCTTTAGCTGCAACCCTGAAGACTCTCCTGTTCTTCACAGCTTTAATGATCACAGTTCCTATCGGGTTGTATTTTACAACTAAATCTTATATATTTGAAG GTGCCCTTGGAATGTCCAATAGAGACAGCTATTTTTATGCCGCAATTGTTGCAGTTGTTGCTGTTCATGTGGTTCTGGCCCTGTTTGTCTATGTGGCCTGGAATGAAGGCTCACGACAGTGGCGTGAAGGCAAACAGGATTAA